In the Topomyia yanbarensis strain Yona2022 chromosome 3, ASM3024719v1, whole genome shotgun sequence genome, one interval contains:
- the LOC131693529 gene encoding probable cytochrome P450 9f2 isoform X1 — MLSIDPFTVAAIAGIVLLIYLLLARNYKFFEKRGIPFVKPTFLFGNTAPVLFKRRDFLQHIQYMYDEFPESKIIGLFDFLKPVMMIRDVDAIKQMGVKDFDHFSDHTPFFTSSDVEDGAGESLFGNSLVLLCGQKWRDMRATLSPAFTGSRMRQMFELVSKCAESTVEFFLSEAKAGQKLEYEMKDVFSRIGNDVIASVAFGIQVDSLRDQENEFYVKGKELLNFKTLKAMLKMVMFRLAPSIPRMLKMDISSPEPTAYFKHMIVDNMKQRDAHGIVRNDMIQMLMQVRKGTLAHQNEEKDTKDAGFATVEESKVGRSTHNRMWTENELVSQCFLFFVAGFDSVSTALTFVCYELLANPDVQQKLYEEIVATDELLRGNSLTYDALQKMQYMDMVVSETLRLWPPAPFSDRVCVKDYLFDDGKGTRVKIDKGQTLWFPITALHHDPQYYPDPYKFDPERFSEANRSQINPTVYLPFGIGPRNCIGSRFALMEVKAVLYNLLKNFTFERTEKSKIPLRLAESIVALQTKDGVWLELVPRDSSID, encoded by the exons ATGCTTTCAATCGACCCATTCACGGTAGCCGCCATAGCAGGGATTGTGCTGCTCATCTACCTGCTCCTCGCTCGAAACTACAAGTTCTTCGAGAAACGTGGCATACCGTTTGTGAAGCCGACATTCCTGTTTGGAAACACCGCACCCGTGCTGTTTAAAAGGCGTGACTTTCTGCAGCACATTCAATATATGTATGATGAGTTCCCAGAATCTAA GATCATTGGTCTGTTTGACTTCTTGAAACCGGTAATGATGATCCGGGATGTGGACGCTATCAAACAGATGGGCGTTAAGGACTTCGATCACTTCAGTGATCATACACCGTTTTTCACCAGCTCGGACGTGGAAGACGGTGCAGGGGAAAGTCTCTTCGGCAATTCGTTGGTTTTGTTATGTGGTCAAAAGTGGCGTGATATGCGAGCCACCTTAAGTCCGGCGTTTACCGGATCGAGGATGCGGCAAATGTTCGAGCTGGTGTCGAAATGTGCAGAATCGACGGTGGAGTTCTTCCTGTCGGAAGCAAAGGCCGGACAGAAGCTCGAGTACGAGATGAAGGATGTTTTCTCGAGAATTGGAAACGATGTGATCGCTTCGGTGGCTTTCGGGATTCAGGTTGATTCGTTGCGTGATCAGGAGAACGAATTTTACGTCAAAGGAAAGGAATTGTTAAACTTTAAAACGCTCAAAGCTATGCTGAAGATGGTGATGTTTCGTCTAGCTCCCTCGATCCCGAGAATGCTTAAAATGGACATATCGAGCCCGGAACCGACAGCGTATTTCAAACACATGATAGTAGATAACATGAAGCAACGAGATGCACATGGGATTGTTCGGAACGACATGATACAAATGCTGATGCAGGTTCGCAAGGGAACGCTAGCACACCAGAATGAGGAAAAAGATACCAAAGATGCCGGATTTGCCACTGTCGAAGAATCCAAAGTTGGAAGATCAACGCATAACCGCATGTGGACCGAAAATGAATTGGTTTCCCAGTGTTTCCTATTTTTCGTAGCAGGATTCGACAGCGTATCTACTGCATTGACATTCGTTTGCTATGAATTACTGGCTAACCCGGATGTTCAGCAGAAGCTGTACGAAGAAATCGTGGCAACCGATGAATTGCTTCGTGGGAATTCGTTGACCTACGATGCACTTCAGAAGATGCAATACATGGACATGGTAGTATCGGAAACGCTTCGTCTATGGCCTCCGGCTCCATTTTCCGATAGGGTCTGCGTGAAGGATTACCTTTTCGACGATGGCAAAGGAACCCGTGTTAAAATTGACAAAGGGCAGACATTGTGGTTCCCGATAACTGCTTTGCATCACGATCCTCAGTACTATCCTGATCCGTATAAATTCGATCCGGAACGGTTTAGTGAGGCGAACCGATCGCAGATTAATCCCACAGTCTATTTACCGTTCGGAATTGGTCCAAGGAATTGTATCGGATCAAGGTTCGCTCTGATGGAGGTGAAGGCCGTTTTGTATAATTTGCTAAAGAATTTTACTTTCGAGCGCactgaaaaatccaaaattcctCTGCGGCTAGCGGAGAGTATAGTGGCACTACAGACTAAAGACGGTGTTTGGCTTGAATTGGTACCTAGAGATTCGAGTATTGATTGA
- the LOC131693529 gene encoding probable cytochrome P450 9f2 isoform X2, which translates to MLTTNALFTVTAIVGIILLVYRYITGKSKFFEDRDIPYEKPTFLLGSHGPILLKKRDLYQQIKHLYDAFPKSKIVGGFDFINPVWIVRDPELIKRIGVKDFDHFVDRMPVFTHPDEEVDRERLIENILLALRGQKWRDMRATLSPAFTGSKMRHMFGLVVKCAESTATFYAAEAKAGRKLELEMKEVFSRLCNDMIASVAFGIQVDSFREPLNDFYVMGKELLNFKKVTTIPKVLMFRGTPWLARRLKLDLFNSTLLAYFKRMITDNMEQRVKNGIVRNDMIHMLMQVRKGALKHSLEEADTKDAGFATVEESNVGKSTQNREWSDNELIAQCFLFFLGGFETMSTFLQFLSYELLANPDIQQRLYEEILVTEAALNGKPLSYDVLQKMQYMDMVVSEALRLWPPAAFIDRFCVKSYTFESDEGKEIKIDRGQIVWFPVVALHHDPQYFPEPHKFNPERFSEANRSSINTATYLPFGIGPRNCIGSRLALMEVKAIVYSLLKNFTLEATSKSQIPLRLMKTILGPIPESGVWLELKPRM; encoded by the exons ATGTTGACGACAAACGCTCTTTTTACAGTGACAGCGATTGTCGGTATAATCCTACTCGTATACCGATACATCACCGGAAAGTCTAAGTTCTTCGAAGATCGCGACATTCCATACGAAAAACCAACCTTCCTGCTCGGTAGTCACGGTCCCATACTGCTGAAGAAACGTGACCTGTATCAGCAAATCAAACACCTTTACGATGCCTTCCCGAAGTCCAA GATCGTTGGTGGATTCGATTTCATCAACCCGGTGTGGATAGTTCGGGATCCGGAATTGATCAAACGAATTGGAGTGAAGGATTTTGATCACTTTGTCGATCGGATGCCAGTTTTTACCCACCCGGACGAGGAAGTGGACCGGGAACGATTAATCGAAAACATTCTTCTTGCATTGCGCGGCCAGAAATGGCGGGATATGCGGGCGACTCTGAGTCCGGCTTTCACCGGTAGCAAGATGAGGCACATGTTCGGACTGGTGGTCAAATGTGCTGAATCAACGGCCACGTTTTACGCGGCCGAAGCAAAGGCTGGTCGGAAACTGGAGCTGGAGATGAAGGAAGTTTTTTCGAGACTTTGCAACGACATGATCGCCTCGGTTGCGTTTGGAATTCAGGTTGACTCGTTCAGGGAACCGCTGAATGATTTCTATGTAATGGGGAAAGAGTTGTTGAACTTTAAGAAAGTGACGACCATTCCGAAGGTTTTGATGTTTAGGGGAACTCCTTGGTTGGCGAGGCGGTTGAAGCTTGATTTATTCAACTCAACGTTGCTGGCGTACTTCAAGCGGATGATCACTGATAATATGGAGCAAAGGGTGAAGAATGGAATTGTGCGGAACGATATGATTCATATGTTGATGCAGGTCAGGAAGGGTGCTCTAAAGCATTCCTTAGAGGAAGCAGATACCAAGGATGCGGGATTTGCAACTGTAGAAGAGTCTAATGTGGGAAAATCTACGCAGAACCGGGAGTGGTCTGATAACGAGCTTATCGCTCAATGTTTCTTATTCTTCCTAGGAGGATTCGAAACCATGTCgacatttttgcagtttttaagTTATGAATTGCTTGCTAATCCGGATATTCAACAAAGATTGTACGAGGAAATTTTAGTGACTGAGGCAGCTCTAAATGGGAAACCGTTATCCTATGATGTACTTCAGAAGATGCAATACATGGATATGGTCGTTTCCGAGGCACTCCGCCTGTGGCCACCGGCAGCATTTATCGATCGGTTTTGTGTGAAAAGCTACACATTTGAGAGTGATGAaggaaaagaaattaaaattgacAGAGGTCAGATCGTGTGGTTTCCGGTGGTTGCTCTGCATCATGATCCTCAGTATTTCCCAGAGCCGCACAAGTTCAACCCGGAAAGGTTCAGTGAGGCAAACCGTTCGAGTATTAATACGGCCACATATCTGCCTTTTGGAATTGGCCCAAGGAATTGCATCGGATCGAGATTAGCGCTGATGGAAGTGAAGGCGATCGTGTAcagtttgttgaaaaatttcaccttagAAGCAACTTCCAAGTCACAGATTCCGCTGCGCCTAATGAAAACTATACTGGGACCGATTCCGGAGAGCGGTGTTTGGCTGGAGCTGAAACCTAGAATGTGA